A region from the Kryptolebias marmoratus isolate JLee-2015 linkage group LG9, ASM164957v2, whole genome shotgun sequence genome encodes:
- the LOC119617364 gene encoding protocadherin alpha-2-like gives MVCRSRDVSAWIYLLALLYLCAHCASQLTFSISEELNKGAVVGNIAKDLNLKVQDLETRDLHIVSSYSKTYFDVNLRTRNLIVSERIDREELCPRVDKCSIKIQAALNTPMNVHRIEVNVLDVNGNSPSFVEQTNTLNISESLSPGVRFPLPVAVDADFGSNAVTSYKLSQNEYFSLDVQSGGEHEVSAELVLQKALDREKQAVIKLVLTAVDGGKPPKSGTSPLNINVIDVNDNTPIFSRSLYKLQVKENAVPGTFVIKLNATDLDEGMNSKVQYLLIKRGNIDPTNIFNLDLETGEIILKDSLDYEETRAFEIRVQAKDQGPVPRSAHAKLLIEVIDVNDNSPEITVTSIMTPVREDAQLGTIVALVTVSDKDGGNNGVTKCNVVGSVPFKLKSNYKNDYSLVVDGPLDRENTSNYDVTITAIDEGSPPLSNNRVIAVHVADVNDNSPCFKKPVINVYVKENSPVGSVIHTLTAVDPDLNENAKVTYKLLDTVSRNIPISSVLNTNSETGDIISLQSFNYEDFKIFQFKVQATDSGVPLLSSNVTVNVLILDENDNSPTILTPYSELGSVNSETIPYSAEAGYFVAKIRAVDADSGYNALLSYHLSDPKGNNLFKIGTSTGEIRTKRRMSDNDLETHPLVVLVSDNGEPSLSATVSVDVVVVE, from the coding sequence ATGGTTTGCAGAAGTCGAGACGTATCCGCTTGGATTTATTTGCTCGCGTTGCTTTATCTTTGTGCCCATTGTGCTTCGCAGTTAACCTTTTCAATTTCCGAGGAACTGAACAAAGGGGCCGTAGTGGGGAACATCGCAAAggatttaaatctaaaagtgCAGGATCTGGAGACCAGAGATTTGCACATCGTTTCGAGTTACAGTAAGACGTATTTTGATGTGAATTTACGCACCAGAAACCTCATTGTCTCCGAGAGAATTGACAGAGAAGAGCTATGCCCGCGTGTTGATAAATGTTCCATCAAAATCCAAGCTGCTTTAAACACTCCAATGAATGTGCACAGAATAGAGGTTAATGTCCTTGATGTGAATGGCAATTCTCCTTCTTTTGttgaacaaacaaatacattaaatatttcGGAATCATTGTCGCCAGGAGTGCGATTTCCTCTCCCGGTAGCGGTGGATGCAGACTTTGGAAGTAACGCAGTAACTAGCTACAAGCTGAgtcaaaatgaatatttctCCCTTGATGTTCAGAGTGGAGGAGAACACGAAGTGTCTGCTGAACTGGTGCTGCAGAAGGCTttagacagagaaaaacaagcagtAATTAAACTTGTCTTGACTGCTGTAGATGGAGGTAAACCACCAAAATCAGGGACTTCACCCTTAAATATTAATGTTATAGATGTCAATGACAATACACCTATTTTCAGCAGATCGCTTTATAAACTACAGGTCAAAGAAAATGCGGTTCCAGGAACATTTGTTATTAAGTTAAATGCAACAGACTTGGATGAAGGCATGAACAGTAAAGTTCAGTATTTATTGATCAAAAGAGGAAACATTGAtccaacaaatatttttaatctaGATTTGGAAACAGGGGAAATAATTCTGAAAGATAGTTTAGATTATGAAGAAACACGTGCTTTTGAAATTAGAGTTCAAGCAAAGGATCAAGGCCCTGTTCCTCGAAGTGCACACGCTAAATTATTGATAGAGGTGATTGATGTTAATGATAATTCTCCAGAAATAACTGTAACATCAATTATGACACCAGTAAGAGAAGATGCACAGTTGGGAACAATAGTTGCTTTAGTTACAGTGAGTGATAAAGATGGAGGGAACAATGGTGTTACTAAGTGCAACGTAGTTGGATCTGTtccttttaaactgaagtcCAATTACAAAAATGATTATTCATTAGTGGTAGATGGACCCCTGGACAGAGAAAACACTTCCAATTATGATGTTACTATTACAGCTATAGATGAAGGAAGTCCACCTCTGTCCAACAACCGGGTCATTGCTGTTCACGTTGCTGATGTCAATGATAACTcaccttgttttaaaaaacctgTCATAAATGTTTATGTCAAAGAAAACAGCCCAGTGGGCTCAGTTATTCACACATTAACCGCAGTAGATCCAGATCTTAATGAAAACGCTAAAGTTACCTACAAATTGTTAGACACTGTTTCAAGAAATATTCCAATATCATCTGTTTTAAACACTAACTCTGAGACTGGAGATATTATCAGTCTACAGTCTTTTAACTATGAggactttaaaatatttcagtttaaagttcaGGCAACAGACTCTGGTGTGCCTCTGCTCAGCAGCAACgtgactgtaaatgttttaattctgGATGAGAATGACAACAGTCCCACTATTCTGACTCCTTATTCTGAGCTCGGTTCTGTTAACAGTGAGACCATCCCTTATTCTGCTGAAGCGGGATATTTTGTAGCAAAGATCAGGGCCGTGGACGCAGATTCTGGATACAATGCGCTGCTTTCATATCACCTGTCTGATCCCAAAGGAAACAACCTTTTTAAGATCGGAACCAGCACCGGGGAGATCAGGACTAAGAGGAGAATGAGCGATAACGACCTGGAAACTCACCCCTTGGTGGTGCTGGTTTCTGATAACGGAGAACCTTCTCTGTCAGCTACTGTGTCTGTTGATGTGGTGGTGGTTGAA
- the LOC108242377 gene encoding protocadherin alpha-2 → MTRNPCRDAEWILFAIILCLSDRSSAQISYSVSEEVDKGTVVGNIAKDLQVNAQQLEERGFRIVSGYSKTHFEADLRTGALFVSDRIDREEICPNVPKCSLNIEGLLSNPMNIYRIEVSILDINDNAPTFPEQIHVFNISESSSTGERYPLPAAHDADTGSNSVKNFKLNSNEYFSLDVSSGGDSVFAELVLQKPLDREKQPIVKLTLIAVDGGKPARSGSMQIHVNVIDVNDNTPSFSKSLYKVSVNENISVGATIMKLSATDLDEGLNSNIKYFLMSGGSADSSDHFSINRESGEIIVRTKLDYEENSAYELRLRATDQGSTPRSGYAKVLVEVVDVNDNAPEISVTSVMSPVKENAEAGTVVALVTVTDKDGGQNGLTACKIQGSIPFKLTSNYKNYYSLVVDGRLDRETVPFYNITISATDEGDPPLSNTSVINVHISDINDNAPSFPKTDINIYLKENSKVGDMITKVTAYDADVNENAKLTYSFSDMYTSKYSTQTLLNVNSETGEIITLQSFNYEELRTFQFKVQATDSGVPPLRNNVTVNVFILDENDNSPTILAPYSELGSVNSETIPYSAEAGYFVAKIRAVDADSGYNALLSYHLSEPKGNNLFRIGTSTGEIRTKRKMSDNDLKTHPLVVLVSDNGEPSLSATVSVDVVVVESAADSHTQFRHVTLKEDSFSDLNLYLLIAIVSVSVIFLLSLISLLAVRCHKTDGSFSRYGAPMITTHPDGSWSYSKATQQYDVCFSSDTLKSDVVVFPAPFPPVDAELISINGGDTFTRTQTLPTTEKVSRAFLFV, encoded by the coding sequence ATGACACGAAATCCCTGTAGAGACGCTGAATGGATTCTGTTCGCCATTATTCTTTGTTTATCCGATCGGTCCTCCGCTCAGATCTCCTACTCCGTCTCCGAGGAGGTGGACAAAGGCACAGTAGTGGGAAATATAGCAAAGGATTTACAAGTTAATGCGCAACAACTGGAGGAACGAGGTTTTCGGATTGTATCTGGATACAGTAAGACACATTTTGAGGCTGATTTAAGAACGGGAGCTTTATTTGTAAGCGACAGGATCGACCGCGAAGAGATTTGTCCCAATGTACCCAAGTGTTCCTTAAATATAGAGGGACTCCTCAGCAATCCTATGAATATTTATCGCATTGAAGTCAGCATTCTCGACATTAATGATAACGCACCGACGTTCCCTGAGCAAATCCATGTGTTTAACATTTCCGAATCATCCTCAACGGGGGAGAGGTATCCCCTCCCAGCTGCTCATGACGCAGACACCGGCAGTAATTCAGTcaaaaacttcaaattaaattCTAATGAGTATTTTTCTCTTGATGTGAGCAGCGGAGGGGACAGTGTGTTTGCTGAGTTGGTCCTGCAAAAACCTttagacagagaaaaacaacctATTGTCAAACTAACGCTAATTGCTGTAGACGGAGGAAAACCTGCGAGGTCTGGCTCTATGCAAATCCATGTGAATGTCATAGATGTTAATGATAACACGCCTTCCTTCAGTAAGTCCCTGTATAAAGTCAGTGTTAATGAAAACATCTCGGTAGGTGCAACGATAATGAAATTGAGTGCAACTGATTTAGACGAGGGTCTGAATTCTAacataaagtattttttaatgagTGGTGGATCTGCGGACTCCTCTGATCATTTTAGTATTAATAGAGAGAGCGGTGAAATTATTGTGAGGACTAAATTGGATTACGAGGAAAACAGCGCGTACGAGTTACGATTGCGCGCGACAGACCAGGGTTCCACCCCCCGCAGCGGTTACGCCAAAGTGCTCGTGGAGGTTGTTGATGTTAATGATAATGCACCAGAAATCTCCGTAACGTCCGTAATGAGTCCAGTGAAAGAAAATGCAGAAGCTGGAACCGTTGTTGCTTTAGTAACTGTCACGGATAAAGACGGAGGACAAAATGGCCTCACGGCGTGTAAAATCCAAGGCTCCATCCCGTTTAAATTAACGTCAAACTACAAAAATTATTACTCATTAGTAGTTGACGGTCGACTTGACAGAGAGACAGTGCCATTTTATAATATAACCATTAGTGCTACAGATGAAGGTGATCCTCCTCTATCTAATACATCTGTAATTAATGTGCATATTTCCGATATCAATGACAATGCACCCAGTTTCCCGAAAACTGatataaacatatatttgaaagaaaacagtaaagtaGGGGATATGATCACAAAAGTGACAGCATATGACGCAGATGTAAATGAAAATGCTAAACTAACTTATTCATTTAGTGACATGTATACCTCGAAATattcaacacaaacacttttgAACGTAAACTCAGAAACAGGTGAAATTATCACTCTGCAGTCTTTCAACTATGAAGAACTAagaacatttcagtttaaagttcaGGCCACAGACTCTGGTGTTCCTCCGCTCAGAAACAACgtgactgtaaatgtttttatactgGATGAGAATGACAACAGTCCCACAATCCTGGCTCCTTATTCTGAGCTCGGTTCTGTTAACAGTGAGACCATCCCCTATTCTGCTGAAGCGGGATACTTTGTAGCAAAGATCAGGGCGGTGGACGCAGATTCTGGATACAACGCGCTGCTTTCTTATCACTTGTCTGAGCCCAAAGGGAACAACCTGTTCAGGATCGGAACCAGCACCGGGGAGATCAGGACTAAGAGGAAAATGAGCGACAATGATCTGAAAACTCACCCCTTGGTGGTGCTGGTTTCTGATAACGGAGAACCTTCTCTGTCAGCTACTGTGTCTGTTGATGTGGTGGTGGTTGAAAGCGCAGCTGACAGCCACACTCAGTTCAGACACGTGACTTTGAAGGAGGACAGCTTTTCTGATCTGAACCTGTATCTGCTGATTGCCATCGTGTCGGTGTCGGTGATCTTTCTGCTGAGTCTCATCAGTTTATTAGCTGTGAGATGCCACAAGACAGACGGCTCTTTCAGCAGGTACGGCGCCCCAATGATCACCACCCACCCTGACGGGAGCTGGTCCTACTCTAAAGCTACTCAGCAGTATGACGTGTGTTTCAGCTCAGACACACTGAAGAGTGATGTAGTGGTTTTCCCCGCACCGTTTCCACCTGTAGATGCTGAACTGATCAGTATTAACGGAGGAGACACTTTTACCAGAACTCAGACTTTACCTACCACGGAAAAGGTAAGCCGTGCATTCTTGTTTGTCTAA